In the Profundibacter amoris genome, CCGTCAAACGCCTATCTTGCACCCGCAGATTTGCAAAAGCCGGAAATCTGGCTGCCGTTGCGGGTGCTTTACTGTGATCAGTGCTGGCTGGTGCAGACACAGGATTTCGCCGCCGCCGACAGTCTGTTCACCAGCGATTATGCCTATTTCAGTTCGATGTCGGCCTCGTGGCTGGATCACGCCGCCCGCTATGCCGAACAGATGACGGCACGTTTCGGGCTGGGCAAGGGCAGCATGGTGGTCGAGATCGCCTCGAACGACGGCTATCTGCTGAAGAATTTCCAGACCGCCGGCATTCCCTGTCTGGGGGTCGAGCCTACCGCCGCCGTGGCCGCAGAGGCCCGCAAGCTGGGCATCGAGACCCGCGAGATTTTCTTTGGTGTGGAAACCGCACACAAGCTGGCGGCAGAGGGTATTTCCGCCAAACTGATGGCCGCCAACAACGTGCTGGCCCATGTGCCGGACATCAACGATTTTGTCGGCGGTTTCAAGGTATTGCTTGCTGCGGACGGTGTGGCAACATTCGAATTCCCGCATCTGTTAAATCTGGTGCGCCTGAACCAGTTTGACACCATCTATCACGAGCATTTCTCCTACCTCAGCTTGCTGTCCGTTGCGCGGATCATGCGCCGTCAGGGGCTGGAAGTGTTCGATGTGGAAAAACTGACCACCCATGGCGGCAGCCTGCGGGTGTTTGTGCAGCACGCGGGCGGTCCGCAACAGGCAAGTGATGCGGTGCAGGCGCTGCTGGATGAGGAAACCGGCGCGGGCATGGACACGCCTGCATTCTATGAGGGGTTCCAGAACACGGTCGAGGGGATGAAGGACGCTTTGCTGTCCTTTCTGATCGATGCCAAAAATGCCGGTAAAACCGTGGCCGCCTACGGGGCCGCTGCCAAAGGCAATACCTTTTTGAACTTTGCCGGTGTGCGCCCCGATCTGATCCGCTTTGTTGTGGACCGCAGCCCCGGCAAACAGGGCCGCTATATGCCCGGCAGCCGGATCCCGATTGTCAGCGAGGAAACCATCCGCGAAACCCGTCCGGACTATGTGTTGATTCTGCCATGGAACCTGCGCACGGAATTGTCGGACCAACTGGCCTATATCCGTGACTGGCAAGGGCAGTTCGTGGTCGCCGTGCCAAAACTGGAGGTGTTCTGATGCGAACAATCGCGCAATGACCAAACCGGTATTGCTAACGGGCGCGACGGGGTTTGTCGGACGCCAGATATTGCGCGCACTGCTGAATGAGGGCAAGCGCGTGCGCCTTGTTGTCCGCACAGGCCATGACGACGCACTTGCATCGCAGGAGGGTATCGAGCGGGTTGTGGTGACAACGCCCGATCTGTTTGCCGAGTCCGCCGACTGGTGGCAGGAAACCTGTAAAGGGGTGGACACCATCATCCACGCCGCATGGTATGCCGAACCGGGCAAATACCTGACCTCGCCGAAAAATCTGGACTGTCTTGCGGGTACTATTGCGATGGCACAGGGGGCCATGGCCGCCGGTCTGCGCCGCTTTGTCGGGGTCGGCACCTGTTTTGAATACGATGTCTCGGTGGGGGATTTGACAACCGATACACCGCTTGCCCCGCAATCCCCCTATGCCGGGGCCAAGGCCGCTGCCTTTTTGGCATTGTCACAGGCCTTGCCGGTGCAGGATGTGGAATTTGCCTGGTGCCGGTTGTTCTACCTTTATGGCGAAGGCGAAGATGCGCGGCGATTTGTGCCGTATCTGCGGGGGCAATTGGAAAAAGGCGAAGTGGCCGAACTGACCAGCGGCAAGCAATGGCGCGATTTCATGGATGTGCGCAGGGCAGGGGATATGATCGCGCAGGTGGCCATGGGCAAGGTGACGGGGGCGGTCAATGTCTGCTCGGGGCAGGCCATCACGATCCGGCAACTGGCCGAACGGATTGCCGATGAATATGATCGCCGTGATTTGCTGAAATTTGGCGCGCGGCCTGACAATCTGGTGGATCCGCCACGCGTTGTCGGTGTGCCAACGGTGCTATAGGAAAGATAGATGATGCAAAAAAATGCCAATACGCGCGAATTATACCGGCAAGAGCAACTGCCGGTTTTCCAGAACCGGATGTATGACAGCCGACAAGAGGCAATCAATTGCCCAAAGGGCGACGTGTCTCTGGTCGAGGATCTGGACACCGGACTGGTCTATAATGCTGCCTTTGACGCCGATCTGATGGTGTATGATTCCAGTTATCAGAACGAGCAGGCCAACAGCGCCCCGTTTCGGGCGCATCTTGAACAGGTTTCTACACTGGTGCGTCAAAAGATGGGCCGTGACAATCTGGTCGAAGTGGGATGCGGCAAGGGATATTTCCTTGAAATGCTACAGGATCAGGGCTGTGATATCACCGGCTTTGACCCCACTTACGAGGGCAGCAATCCGCGGGTGAAGCGCGAATATTTCGGCCCCGGGCTGGGCATGTCGGGGGACGGGCTGATCCTGCGGCATGTGCTGGAACATATCGTCGATCCGGTCTCGTTTCTGATGCAACTGGCCGAGGCAAACGGCAATCGCGGTCTGATCTATATCGAAGTGCCCTGTTTCGATTGGATATGTCAAAACCGCACCTGGTACGATATTTTCTACGAGCATGTGAATTATTTCCGGCTGAGCGATTTCCAGCGTATATTCGGGCGTGTTGTGCATGCCGAAAGGGTGTTTGGTGGCCAGTATCTGGCCATTATCGGTGATCTGTCCACCCTGCGCACGCCGGTGGCTGATCCTGATGATAGGGTGGATTTTCCCGCCGATTTCACCGCAACCATTCCGGATGGCGCGAAAACCGGCAGGGCAGTGGTTTGGGGCGGGGCCTCGAAGGGGGTAATCTTTTCCCTGCTGGCGCAACGGGCCGGATATCCGGTGGCCGCTGTGATCGATATCAATCCGGCCAAACAGGGGAAATATCTGGCGGCAACGGGCCTACAGGTGCAATCCCCCGAACAGGCGCTGGCCGGTCTGCCCGACGGGGCGGATATCTATGTGATGAACCCAAATTACCTGTTGGAAATCCGGGAACTGTCAGGCAACAAATACAACTACATCGAGGTAGACAAACCATGACCGAATTTAAAAAAGAAGTGGCCGAGCGGCTGAAACACACGCAGGAACACGGCGAGATGTGCAAGACCGCCGCCGCCTTTCTTGAGGCATCAACCGAGCCTCAGTATTCCTATAATTTCTTCTGGATGGGACGGCCGATCATCCAGTATCCGCAGGACATCATGGCGATGCAGGAACTGATCTGGTCGGTTAAACCCGATCTGATCATCGAAACAGGCATCGCGCATGGTGGTTCGCTGATTTTCAGTGCCTCGATGCTGGCCATGCTGGACATGACCGACGCGATCGAGGCGGGCACGACAATCGACCCCGCCAAATCGCGCCGCAAGGTGCTGGGCATCGATATCGACATCCGCGCCCACAACCGCAGCGCAATCGAGGCGCATCCGATGTATTCGCGCATCGATATGATCGAAGGCTCCAGCATTGATGAAGGTGTGATCAAACAGGTGCACAAAGTGGCGGCAGGCTTTGATCGTGTTCTGATCTGCCTTGACAGCAACCACACCCACGATCACGTTCTGGCCGAGCTTGAGGCCTATGCGCCGCTGACTTCGGTTGGCAGTTATTGCGTGGTGTTCGACACCTTGATCGAGGACATGCCCGCCGATGCCTACCCGCACCGGACCTGGGGGCCGGGGGACAATCCGAAAACGGCGGTGCATGAATACCTGAAAACCCACCCTGAATTCGAGATCGACAAGGCCATCGACAACAAGCTTCTGATCTCGGTCGCGCCGGACGGGTATTTGAAGCGGACTGCCTGATGACGGACAAGGTGAAGATTTCCATCATCATTCCCACCCGTTCGCGGGCGGCCTATCTGAAGGGGTGCCTGCAAAGCGTGCTGATTGCCGCCAAGGCGGCCGAATGTCCAGTGGAAATCATCGTAGCGGACAATGCCAGCAGTGACGATACCCAATCCGTTGTTGCAGGGTTCAACAGCCCGCTGATCACCTGTTTTCGCCAACCCGAACGGGTGTCCATGCGGCAGAATTTCGAAGACGGGCTGACGCACAGCACAGGCAGCCATGTGATGTTCATCGGCGATGATGACGGTATCCTGCCCAATGGTTTACGTCTGTTGTATGCCCTGATTGCAGCCCATGATCCCGATGTCGTGAAATGGCGCAAGCTGAACTTCAAATGGCCCAATGATGCCGAACAGATCCCCGGCCATCTGGTGATCCGCTATATGAAACTGTCGGGTAAGGTTTCGCAGATCAATCACAAGGCCCTGTTGGCAAAGTTTTTTCAGGGCACACATCGCGACTATTCCGACGGGGCGGGCATATACCACGGCTGCATTTCCCGACGGCTGATCGACAAGGTGAAAGCGGCCAGTCAGGGCAGCTATTTCTGGTGCTCGATGCCCGATGTCTATACCTCGGTCGCCAATCTGCTGGCCACTGATCGTGATATCCTGAAGATCGACAGGCCAATTTCGCTTCCCGGTGCTTCGCCACGCTCGACCGGCGACAGTGCGGTCCGGATGGCGACCAAAGGGGACGCTGGCAAAGACAGTGACATGAATAAATACATCCGCGAGGCAAAAAACGACCCATACCGAAGCCATGTGCCCGATGAATGTATGAGCATCCAGTTGCATCTTTTGGCCGCGCTAGAACTGGCCTGCAAAATGCAGGATGTGCCCTTTGCGATCAATCATAAAAGCTGGGAAAAGGTCATAGCCAGCGAATTGTCCGGTTTCGCACCGGAAATGGTAACACCCTGTATGGAAGGGGCCAAAATGCTTCTGGGCGATCTGGAACTGACCACGGCTGCACCTGAAGGGCAGAAAAATACCCCTGCCAGCCTTGCACGACAGGCACAGTCTGATATGGCCAATGCGCCGCAGATATTAAATCACCGTATGTCGAAGACCACCATATCGGGCGGCGAACATATGGCCGGCATTGTCAAAGCCGCACAGTTTGTTGATGATCTGGTCGGGAACGAAGATCTGCAAAAGGCCTTGCATCCCCCGGCTGCAATTCGGGGCATATTACGCATCCGCAAAAAGCTGCGGCAGCTTGACCCTAGTCTGTTGTCATGAAGCGGGGGCATCAGAACGGGCCGGACTTCGATGGTCAGATTGTACAATGTGATTGAGTGTGCGCTTTGCATTTGATGTTGCAAGCCTTGTTCTTGGAGTAAGCGCGATACAAGGTGCGGCAGGTCTCTTCCAACCTTGAAAATTGCTACAGCACCGGCCCCAGTGTCGCGACAACATTGTGCCATATCCGCTGTTGAACGGACCACCCTACGACATCTTCAAGCGTGACGCTGTCCGAACAGGATATATATTCGTTCTGGCGTTCGCAGACCGCCTGTGTGATCTTTTGGTCCTGAATTAGAACATCGTTTTCATAATTCAAATCAAAACTGCGGATGTCCATATTCGAGGACCCCATGAAAACGACTTGCCCGTCAATGGTCAGGGTTTTGGCATGTAGCAGCCCGTCGCGGTATTCGTAGATATGGGCGCCGGCCTCGAGCAGTTTGCGATAGAAACTGCGGCTGGCGGCGGCCACAATCCATGAATCGTTGTTTTTGGGCACGATCAGCGTCACCCGCACGTCGCGATAGGCCGCCGCGCACAGGGCTTCGATTACTGTCGGGTCGGGCACGAAATAGGGGGTGGTGATCACCAGTTCCCTGCGTGCTGTTTCAATCAGGGTGACAAACAACTGGGGCGAGGCCCGCAGGCGTTCTGTCGGGCCATCCCCCAGCGCCTGTGCGACAAAACCGTTTTCGACCGGCTGGGTTTCAATCTGGAATTCCTCGATCTGGGTATCTGTTTCCTTTAGCCAGTCGCTGGCAAACAGCATCTGGTTCTGGGCAACGATCGGCCCTTCCATCCGCAAAACAATATCGACCCAGGGCGCATATTTCGGTTTGACCCTGAATTCCGGATCGGCACAATTCTGGCTGCCGCAATAGGTGATCTTGCCGTCAATCACGGTGATCTTGCGGTGATTGCGCAAATCCAGACGGCTGGTCAGGATGGTGCGGATCGGCCTGTCAATCGGCAGGGCAATGGCCAGTTGCACGCCGGCCTCGGCCATTTCTTTCCACAGGGGGGATTTGACAAAGGCACGCGATCCCAACCCGTCCACCATCGCACGACATGTCACCCCGCGTTTGGCCGCGCGGATCAGGGCGCGGGCGGTGTTGGTGCCCGTGGTGTCTTCCAGCCAGATGTAATAGAGGATATGCACCGTTTCGGCGGCGGCATCTATGTCCTCGATCAGCCGTGTTCGGGCGGTTTGGGCATCGGCCATCAATTCGGCCCTGTTGCCATCGCGCGGGGCAAAGCCATTGACGGAACGGGTGTATCTGAAGGCCGGCTGGAACTGCAAATCGACCAGCGTATCAATGTCCTGCGGTGGGGCGATGACCTGATGGGCGTATTTGTGGACAATGGCAAAGATACGCCGCTGTTGCTGGTTTGCCTTATGGCCCAGATCGACCTCGCCAAACAGAAAATAGAGTGCCGAGCCGATGAAAGGCAGGGTCAGGATGACCATGAACCATGCCATACGGGTCGAAGGAAGCAACCCGTCACGCGCCAAAATCCGAATGGTAAAGGCCGTCACCAGAAGCGAGTGGAGGAAAAGAGTATACATGCGGCCCCGATTGCGAAGGAATGGTATTTCCGGCCAAACCTAACCCGAAAAGCGCGCAAAGGGGATAGAAATTATCAACCCCTTGTCAGACTCCTGTCGTTGCACTTCGGTGCCATGCAGTGCGGCCACCTTGGCCACCAGACTAAGCCCCAGACCGGCCCCCGGACTGCCGCGTTCGCGGTCCAGCCGTCCCATGCGTTGCAGGGCTTTGGGCCAGTCAGTGGCGATGATACCGGGGCCTGTGTCGGCGATGGTCAGCACGATTTTGTCATCATTTTCGGTCAGGGACACGTCGATTTTCCCGCCGGACGGCGTGAATTTGATGGCATTGTCCAGCAGGTTGGAAATGGCGCGGGCAAGGAACTGTTTGTGCCCCTCGATCATGGCCTTGTCGGTAATCCGCGCATTCAGGGTCTGGTCTTTTTCCTCGGCCAGCGGGGTATAAAGCTCGACAGTATCGCTGACGATCTTTGACAGGTCCAGCGGCTCGATCTGGGATTGGGCCAGATTGGCCTCGACACGGGCAATATCCAGCAGCTCGGTAAAGACCTGATGGACATAATCGGCCTCGGACAGGGCCTCGGCGATTATATCGGAATTATCGGCATCCGGATTTGCCAGCGCGGTTTCCAGCGTGTTGCGCAGGCGGGCCAGCGGCGTGCGCAGGTCATGCGACAGGCTGTCCGTGACCATCTGCAATTCGGTCACCAGCGTTTCATTTTTGGACAGCATGTCGTTCAGGGCTTCGGCCAGCCGGTCGAATTCATCGCCAGTGCCGCGCAGGGGCACACGGCGGGACAGATCCCCGCGGGCGGTTTCGGTGGCGGCCTGCTGGATCTCGCCAACCCGTTTCAGGATCGAGCGTGATACGAACAGCCCGCCAAGGGACCCGAACACCAGAAACGAGCCAAGCAAGGCCCATGAGGCGTATTTCAGAATATCGCGAAATTCCCGCTGGCTGCGCAAATCGCGCCCGACCATCAGGCGCGCGCCGCCGGGCAGGGTGATGGCGCGCAGGCCCACCAGCACGTTTTTGTCGATATCGGTGCGCATCAGGCGGATGGTTTGCCATGTGCCGTCCATCGGCACATCCGGCCAACTGGACAGGTTGCCGGCAATCGGGTGGCCATCGGCGGTGGCATAAAGGTAAAGCGAATCCGCGCTTGAACGCGAGGTCGAGCGTTCAGCAATGGCCGAGCGCAGCGCGAACTGCCCGCCGTCGATGTAATCGCGCACCAGCCCGTTCAGTTCCGCGTCCACCGCCTGTGCCGTCTGGTTTTCCAGCAGCCGCATGGTGCCGACATAAACCGCCCCCAGCACCACGGCCGAGGCCAGCAACGAGGCGATGATATGCAGGGCAAACAATCGCCGGATGGCGCTTTTGCCGCTATGGGGCAGGGTGGTCATTTTACCATCCGGTAACCGGCCCCGCGCACGGTCTGGATCAGGGGTGTTTCGCCGGGGGCGTCTATTTTCTTGCGCAAACGGCTGATATGAACGTCAATCACATTGGTTTGCGGGTCGAAATGGTAATCCCAGACATTTTCCAGCAACATCGTGCGGGTTACGATCCGCCCCGCAGTGCGCATCAGATATTCCAGTATCTGGAATTCGCGCGGTTGCAGTTCGATCCGGCGGGTGCCGCGGGTGGCGGTGCGGGTCATCAGATCCAGTGTCAGGTCCTGCACTTGCAGGGTGGTTTCATCCTCCGAAACCGGCGCACTGCGGCGCATGATGGCCTCGAGACGGGCCAGAAGTTCGGAAAAAACAAAAGGTTTGGTCAGATAATCATCGGCACCGGCCCGCAGGCCTTCGACGCGGTGGTCTGTCTGGCCAAGGGCCGAGAGCAACAGCACCGGCGTTTGCACCTTGTTCGACCGCATGGTTTTCAGAATGGAAATGCCGTCCAGTTCGGGCAACATCCGGTCCAGAATGATAACGTCGTAAGGGCCGTCCAGTGCATGGGACAGCCCCTCGACACCGGTTTTTACCCAGGTGGTAGAGTGCCCGGCCTCGCCCAGCCCTTTTTCTAAAAAACCGGCTGTGCTGGCATCGTCTTCTATAATTAAAATACGCATGACATCTATATAGGCAAAACGGGGGCCGGAAACCATATCCAGCCCCCGAATATATTAGCCCTTTTCAGAGAAAGGGATGGCAACAAAGCGGCGGTTGCCGTCGCGCTCGATCTGCACCAGAACCGAGGGGCGTCCGGCCTCGGTTGCGTCGTCAATCACGGCGTTGACATCCGCCAGACTGTTGACCGGCTTCTGGTTGATCGAAACGATGATATCGCCTTCTTTCAACCCGACCGATGCGGCACCGCTGTCAGGTTCGACTGCCATTACGATGACGCTGTCACCTTCGGCCTGCAAGGCAAGGCCCAGACTGCCCATGTTGATATCCGGAGACATGTCGCTGGAAGCAACCTTGGTGCCATCGGTTTTCAGTTTGGCAATTTTGGGTTCCAGCACAACGGTTTTACCGCCACGATAGACCTTCATCTCGGTATTCTTGCCGATTTCCGCATCCGCCACCGCCAGCGTCAGGTCGCCGACATCGCCGATTTCGGTATCGCCAAAGCCGATGATCACATCACCGCTTTTCACGCCGGCCTGTTGGGCGGGGCTGTTGTCCTGCACACTATCGACGATCACGCCTTTGGCTTTGTCCAGCCCCAGACTTTCGGCAATATCGTTTGTGACGTTCTGGATGCTGACACCCAGCCAGCCCCGTTCGACCTGACCATTCGCCGCGATTTCCGAAACGATGGATTTCGCCAGATCGGCAGGGATCGAAAAGCCGATGCCGACACTGCCGCCCGAGGGGGAGTAGATGGCGGTGTTCACACCCACAACATTCCCTTGCGCGTCAAACAGCGGACCGCCCGAGTTGCCCTTGTTGATCGGGGCGTCCACCTGGATGAAATCATCATAGGGGCCGGCGCCGATATCGCGGCCACGGGCCGAAACGATGCCCGAGGTCACACTGCCGGACAGACCGAACGGCGCGCCAACGGCAAAGACCGGATCACCAACCCGCAGCTTGTCCGAGTTCCCCCATTTGACCGAGGGCAGCTTGCCGCCCGCGTCGATTTTCAGGACCGCCAGATCGGTTTTCGGATCGGTCCCCAGCAGGGTGGCGTCAAACTCGCGCCCGTCTTTCAGGGTCACGCTCAGTTTGTCCGCACCTTCGACAACGTGGTTGTTGGTCACAATGATACCGTCCTCGTCAATCACAAAGCCGGATCCCAGCGCCTGCGTGGGCTGTGCATTGCGGAACTGCTTCGGGCCGCCTTGCTGTTCGTCAAAGAACCGTTTGAACATTTCGCCCATCGGACCTTCGGGCAGGTTGTCGGGCAACATGTTCTGTGGGATGTTTTCTGCTGTTTTTCCGCTGTGGGTGGCGGTGATTTTGACCACGGCGGGGCTGACCACCTCGATCAGATCGGCCAGATTGGCGGGTTGTGTCCAGGCAATCGGGGCCACGGTGGCGGTTTGCGCGGTGGTTTGCATAGGCATCATCAGACCGACAGCACCAATGGCGGCGGCCGTGCTGCCCAGCAATACGCGGCGCACGGTGTTGTATCTGCGAGAGTTTCTCATTGTTCTTCCTTCCAAGAGTGTTTCTTGCTCATGGATATGGTTGTGCGGGATGGAGAGCATATGACGGTAACATTACAAAAGCTTCATTTTGCCGGAGATATAGGACCGGTTGATTAGAATCGGGCCAAAATTACGATCTTTCCTCTGGTTTTCCAGGCATAGGAACGAAAATTGCTTTGTGTCGATCGGCGGTTTCTGCCTTATTTTTGCCACACAACCTCAAGTTTGTATCGCGACTGTGCCCAATGTTTTGCATTATGACATGCATGTTGCCTAATTCGGAACAGCGCCAAATCGGGTGCGAAAATTATTAAAACGGGATTTTCCACTTATTTTTCTGACTTGGACGGGGCGGCGCAGATTCTTCCCAGATTCAAAAAATGCAGGAAATAATACTATGGATGCAGGGGGGATTATATTCAAATTGGCAATAATTTAAATCACACCAATAGGTAGTAAAGATACTGAATTGCGGCGGGAATATTTGAATTATGGCAAAATTATAACGTGACCAAATAACAACAAAACTACATATTATCAATCATTTACAGGTATTTTACAGTTGTTAATAAATACAGGGTTCACAACTCAATTGATCCACCTTAAGGATATTGGTTAAGTGCTGCGCTGCCCGATTGGTGTAGTGAATTATGATATCGAGCCTCCGTTTACGGACTCGGTTTCTGTGTTTGATTTTGGAGACCTTAATGCGACTAGTTGCTACAATTCTGACCGCGCTGTTCGTGATGCTGTCATCTGCCCCGACATGGGCGCAGGACAAGCCGCGAATTGCTTTTCTGTATCACACCCCTGAAGATACTATCGGTTGGTCATTTGAACATGACCGCGCCCGTATAGAGGTGGAAGAATACTTCGGCAACAAGATCGAGGTCAGCTATTTCTGGAACATAGCAGAAGGGGACGAGGGCGAGGCCAAGATGAAAGAACTGGCCGCTGAGGGGTATGACCTGATATTCGCCACATCCTATGGCTATCTGAATGGCGTTCTGAACGCTGCATTTGCCAATCCCGACACTAAATTCGAACATTCCAACGGGTTTGTGCGGGCGCCCAATTCCTCGACATACAGCATTCGCACATACGAAGGCCGGGTCATCCAGGGGATTGTTGCCGGCAATATGACCAAGACGAACAAGATCGGCTATATTGCTTCCTATGCAATTCCCTATGTTATCCGCGACATCAACGCCGCCTTTCTAGCGGCCCGTTCTGTAAACCCGGATGTCCAGTTTGAAATCGTCTGGCTGAACACCTGGGAAAATCACGAACTGGAAGCGCAGGCCGCACGCGATCTGATCGCGAACGGGGCTGATGTGTTGATGCAAAATACAAACACGATCGAGCCGATGGTGGTTGCGCAGGAATTGGGCGCGTTTTCGTTCGGGCAGGATTCCGATATGAAAGCCTATGGTCCTGATGCCAGCCTGACGTCTTCAATCAACCATTGGGCACCCTATTATATCGACCGTATTCAGGCCCTGCTGGATGGCAAATGGGAAAGCCATGACACCTGGGGCGGTCTTGCCTCGGGCATGCTGGAAATCGGACCGTATTCCGACCTGATACCTTTGCGTGTGCAGGCCCAGGCCAATGATGCAATCGCCAAAATCAAAGAAGGGCGCCTACATCCCTTCACCGGACCGATCCGCAAACAGGACGGAAGTGGTTGGCTGGCTGCTGGTGAAACAGCAAGCGACAGTGAACTGCTGACGATGTTCTTTTTCGTCGAGGGGATTACCGGGATTATCCCGCAATAGCTTGATAGCAATGGGGAATTCCGATGACAAAACGTGAGAGTATGATGAAAAAGTATAATAAATTAATAGCAATGACCTTTGGGGCAACTTTGGCTTTGCTGGCGCCTGCCGCCATAGCGCAGGATAATACGGTTACGCTACAATCACCGGACAAGAAGATTTCGGTTACTGGTGAACTGCTGAGTGTCGATGACGGCTTCTATGTGATCAAAACGGTTGTGGGTGAAATGACCGTGAGCCGTGATCTGGTCACCTGCGACGGTACGGCCTGTCCGGTTGCGGAACCCGAAGTTGCCGCCGATGACGGGACGGTCGTTCTGAAGT is a window encoding:
- a CDS encoding class I SAM-dependent methyltransferase codes for the protein MAPRCDRNIPAGSGPADAAKSAPQDQPGCRHCAAPLTRVFVDLGSAPPSNAYLAPADLQKPEIWLPLRVLYCDQCWLVQTQDFAAADSLFTSDYAYFSSMSASWLDHAARYAEQMTARFGLGKGSMVVEIASNDGYLLKNFQTAGIPCLGVEPTAAVAAEARKLGIETREIFFGVETAHKLAAEGISAKLMAANNVLAHVPDINDFVGGFKVLLAADGVATFEFPHLLNLVRLNQFDTIYHEHFSYLSLLSVARIMRRQGLEVFDVEKLTTHGGSLRVFVQHAGGPQQASDAVQALLDEETGAGMDTPAFYEGFQNTVEGMKDALLSFLIDAKNAGKTVAAYGAAAKGNTFLNFAGVRPDLIRFVVDRSPGKQGRYMPGSRIPIVSEETIRETRPDYVLILPWNLRTELSDQLAYIRDWQGQFVVAVPKLEVF
- a CDS encoding NAD-dependent epimerase/dehydratase family protein produces the protein MTKPVLLTGATGFVGRQILRALLNEGKRVRLVVRTGHDDALASQEGIERVVVTTPDLFAESADWWQETCKGVDTIIHAAWYAEPGKYLTSPKNLDCLAGTIAMAQGAMAAGLRRFVGVGTCFEYDVSVGDLTTDTPLAPQSPYAGAKAAAFLALSQALPVQDVEFAWCRLFYLYGEGEDARRFVPYLRGQLEKGEVAELTSGKQWRDFMDVRRAGDMIAQVAMGKVTGAVNVCSGQAITIRQLAERIADEYDRRDLLKFGARPDNLVDPPRVVGVPTVL
- a CDS encoding class I SAM-dependent methyltransferase, giving the protein MMQKNANTRELYRQEQLPVFQNRMYDSRQEAINCPKGDVSLVEDLDTGLVYNAAFDADLMVYDSSYQNEQANSAPFRAHLEQVSTLVRQKMGRDNLVEVGCGKGYFLEMLQDQGCDITGFDPTYEGSNPRVKREYFGPGLGMSGDGLILRHVLEHIVDPVSFLMQLAEANGNRGLIYIEVPCFDWICQNRTWYDIFYEHVNYFRLSDFQRIFGRVVHAERVFGGQYLAIIGDLSTLRTPVADPDDRVDFPADFTATIPDGAKTGRAVVWGGASKGVIFSLLAQRAGYPVAAVIDINPAKQGKYLAATGLQVQSPEQALAGLPDGADIYVMNPNYLLEIRELSGNKYNYIEVDKP
- a CDS encoding cephalosporin hydroxylase family protein, producing the protein MTEFKKEVAERLKHTQEHGEMCKTAAAFLEASTEPQYSYNFFWMGRPIIQYPQDIMAMQELIWSVKPDLIIETGIAHGGSLIFSASMLAMLDMTDAIEAGTTIDPAKSRRKVLGIDIDIRAHNRSAIEAHPMYSRIDMIEGSSIDEGVIKQVHKVAAGFDRVLICLDSNHTHDHVLAELEAYAPLTSVGSYCVVFDTLIEDMPADAYPHRTWGPGDNPKTAVHEYLKTHPEFEIDKAIDNKLLISVAPDGYLKRTA
- a CDS encoding glycosyltransferase family 2 protein, translating into MTDKVKISIIIPTRSRAAYLKGCLQSVLIAAKAAECPVEIIVADNASSDDTQSVVAGFNSPLITCFRQPERVSMRQNFEDGLTHSTGSHVMFIGDDDGILPNGLRLLYALIAAHDPDVVKWRKLNFKWPNDAEQIPGHLVIRYMKLSGKVSQINHKALLAKFFQGTHRDYSDGAGIYHGCISRRLIDKVKAASQGSYFWCSMPDVYTSVANLLATDRDILKIDRPISLPGASPRSTGDSAVRMATKGDAGKDSDMNKYIREAKNDPYRSHVPDECMSIQLHLLAALELACKMQDVPFAINHKSWEKVIASELSGFAPEMVTPCMEGAKMLLGDLELTTAAPEGQKNTPASLARQAQSDMANAPQILNHRMSKTTISGGEHMAGIVKAAQFVDDLVGNEDLQKALHPPAAIRGILRIRKKLRQLDPSLLS
- the cls gene encoding cardiolipin synthase; protein product: MYTLFLHSLLVTAFTIRILARDGLLPSTRMAWFMVILTLPFIGSALYFLFGEVDLGHKANQQQRRIFAIVHKYAHQVIAPPQDIDTLVDLQFQPAFRYTRSVNGFAPRDGNRAELMADAQTARTRLIEDIDAAAETVHILYYIWLEDTTGTNTARALIRAAKRGVTCRAMVDGLGSRAFVKSPLWKEMAEAGVQLAIALPIDRPIRTILTSRLDLRNHRKITVIDGKITYCGSQNCADPEFRVKPKYAPWVDIVLRMEGPIVAQNQMLFASDWLKETDTQIEEFQIETQPVENGFVAQALGDGPTERLRASPQLFVTLIETARRELVITTPYFVPDPTVIEALCAAAYRDVRVTLIVPKNNDSWIVAAASRSFYRKLLEAGAHIYEYRDGLLHAKTLTIDGQVVFMGSSNMDIRSFDLNYENDVLIQDQKITQAVCERQNEYISCSDSVTLEDVVGWSVQQRIWHNVVATLGPVL
- a CDS encoding sensor histidine kinase, whose translation is MTTLPHSGKSAIRRLFALHIIASLLASAVVLGAVYVGTMRLLENQTAQAVDAELNGLVRDYIDGGQFALRSAIAERSTSRSSADSLYLYATADGHPIAGNLSSWPDVPMDGTWQTIRLMRTDIDKNVLVGLRAITLPGGARLMVGRDLRSQREFRDILKYASWALLGSFLVFGSLGGLFVSRSILKRVGEIQQAATETARGDLSRRVPLRGTGDEFDRLAEALNDMLSKNETLVTELQMVTDSLSHDLRTPLARLRNTLETALANPDADNSDIIAEALSEADYVHQVFTELLDIARVEANLAQSQIEPLDLSKIVSDTVELYTPLAEEKDQTLNARITDKAMIEGHKQFLARAISNLLDNAIKFTPSGGKIDVSLTENDDKIVLTIADTGPGIIATDWPKALQRMGRLDRERGSPGAGLGLSLVAKVAALHGTEVQRQESDKGLIISIPFARFSG
- a CDS encoding response regulator transcription factor, yielding MRILIIEDDASTAGFLEKGLGEAGHSTTWVKTGVEGLSHALDGPYDVIILDRMLPELDGISILKTMRSNKVQTPVLLLSALGQTDHRVEGLRAGADDYLTKPFVFSELLARLEAIMRRSAPVSEDETTLQVQDLTLDLMTRTATRGTRRIELQPREFQILEYLMRTAGRIVTRTMLLENVWDYHFDPQTNVIDVHISRLRKKIDAPGETPLIQTVRGAGYRMVK